A section of the Enterobacter sp. C2 genome encodes:
- the fliL gene encoding flagellar basal body-associated protein FliL has product MTDAAISKKKKRSIWIPLLVLITLAACATAGYSYWRMHQQPGEEVKAEAPPPPAPVFFALDTFTVNLGEADRVFYIGITLRLKDEGTRARLSEYLPEVRSRLLLLFSRQDATQLATDEGKRQLVAAIKETLSPPLVPGQPKQEVTDVLYTAFILR; this is encoded by the coding sequence ATGACTGACGCCGCAATTAGCAAGAAGAAGAAACGCTCAATCTGGATCCCGCTGTTGGTGTTGATCACGCTCGCCGCGTGCGCCACCGCTGGCTATAGCTACTGGCGCATGCACCAGCAGCCAGGTGAAGAGGTGAAAGCCGAAGCGCCGCCACCGCCTGCACCGGTCTTTTTCGCGCTGGATACCTTTACCGTTAACCTGGGCGAAGCCGATCGCGTCTTCTACATTGGCATCACCCTGCGCCTGAAAGACGAAGGCACGCGCGCACGCCTGAGCGAGTATCTGCCTGAGGTGCGTAGCCGCCTGCTGCTGCTCTTCTCCCGTCAGGACGCCACGCAGCTGGCAACCGACGAAGGCAAGCGCCAGCTGGTCGCCGCCATTAAAGAGACGCTCTCTCCGCCGTTAGTCCCTGGCCAGCCAAAGCAGGAAGTGACTGACGTTCTCTATACAGCTTTCATTTTGCGGTAA
- the fliN gene encoding flagellar motor switch protein FliN: protein MSDMNNPSDENSMAMDDLWADALNEQKTTPSSKSTTDSVFQQFGGGDVSGTLQDIDLIMDIPVKLTVELGRTRMTIKELLRLTQGSVVALDGLAGEPLDILINGYLIAQGEVVVVADKYGVRITDIITPSERMRRLSR from the coding sequence ATGAGTGATATGAACAATCCGTCCGATGAGAACAGTATGGCAATGGACGATCTGTGGGCTGACGCGTTGAACGAACAAAAAACCACTCCCAGCAGCAAAAGCACCACCGACTCGGTGTTTCAGCAGTTTGGCGGCGGTGACGTGAGCGGCACCCTGCAGGATATCGATCTGATTATGGATATCCCGGTCAAGCTGACCGTGGAGCTTGGCCGTACCCGCATGACCATTAAAGAGCTGCTGCGCCTGACCCAGGGGTCGGTGGTGGCGCTGGACGGCCTCGCCGGTGAGCCGCTGGATATCCTGATTAATGGCTATCTGATTGCTCAGGGTGAAGTTGTAGTTGTCGCCGATAAGTACGGCGTGCGTATTACCGATATCATCACGCCGTCCGAGCGTATGCGTCGTCTGAGCCGCTAA
- the fliO gene encoding flagellar biosynthetic protein FliO: MKTQATVAQPSAVHGSPLVQVSGALLGIIALILAAAWLAKRMGFGGKTASARGLKVSASTTVGPRERVIIVDVDDARLVLGVTPSQISLLHTLPPAPPASEAPKENTPDFQAVLKNLIKRSGRS, from the coding sequence ATGAAAACCCAGGCTACCGTTGCGCAGCCCTCTGCCGTTCACGGTTCACCGCTGGTGCAGGTGAGCGGCGCGCTGCTGGGTATTATTGCCCTGATCCTCGCGGCAGCCTGGCTGGCGAAGCGGATGGGTTTTGGTGGTAAAACCGCCAGCGCTCGTGGCCTGAAGGTCAGCGCCAGTACAACCGTTGGCCCGCGCGAGCGGGTGATTATCGTTGACGTCGACGATGCCCGACTGGTGCTGGGCGTGACACCGTCACAAATCAGCCTGTTGCACACGCTTCCCCCGGCACCGCCTGCGAGCGAAGCCCCGAAAGAGAACACCCCGGATTTTCAGGCCGTGTTAAAGAATTTGATCAAGCGTTCCGGGAGATCCTGA
- the fliG gene encoding flagellar motor switch protein FliG — MSNLTGTEKSVILLMTIGEDRAAEVFKHLSQREVQHLSTAMASVRQISNKQLTDVLQEFEQEAEQFAALNINANDYLRSVLVKALGEERAASLLEDILETRDTSSGIETLNFMEPQTAADLIRDEHPQIIATILVHLKRGQAADILALFDERLRHDVMLRIATFGGVQPAALAELTEVLNSLLDGQNLKRSKMGGVRTAAEIINLMKTQQEEAVITAVREFDGELAQKIIDEMFLFENLSEVDDRSIQRLLQEVDSESLLIALKGSEQPLREKFLRNMSQRAADILRDDLANRGPVRLSQVENEQKAILLIVRRLAETGEMVIGSGEDTYV; from the coding sequence ATGAGTAACCTTACCGGAACCGAAAAGAGCGTCATCCTGCTGATGACCATTGGCGAAGACCGCGCGGCGGAGGTGTTCAAGCATCTCTCCCAGCGTGAGGTTCAGCACCTGAGTACCGCCATGGCCAGCGTGCGCCAGATCTCCAACAAGCAGCTGACCGACGTTCTGCAAGAGTTCGAACAGGAAGCCGAACAGTTCGCCGCGCTCAATATCAACGCCAACGACTACCTGCGTTCGGTGCTGGTGAAAGCGCTGGGCGAAGAGCGCGCCGCCAGCCTGCTGGAAGATATTCTTGAGACGCGCGATACCTCCAGCGGTATCGAGACCCTCAACTTTATGGAGCCGCAGACCGCAGCCGATCTTATCCGCGACGAGCATCCGCAGATTATCGCCACCATCCTTGTGCACCTTAAGCGCGGCCAGGCGGCGGATATTCTCGCCCTCTTCGATGAGCGTCTGCGTCATGACGTTATGCTGCGTATCGCCACCTTCGGCGGCGTTCAGCCAGCGGCGCTGGCGGAGCTGACCGAGGTGCTGAACAGCCTGCTCGACGGCCAGAACCTCAAGCGCAGCAAAATGGGCGGCGTAAGAACGGCGGCAGAGATCATCAACCTGATGAAGACCCAGCAGGAAGAGGCGGTTATTACCGCAGTGCGCGAGTTCGACGGCGAGCTGGCACAGAAAATTATCGACGAGATGTTCCTGTTCGAAAACCTCTCCGAGGTGGACGATCGCAGCATCCAGCGCCTGCTGCAGGAAGTGGATTCCGAATCCCTGCTTATCGCGCTCAAAGGCTCCGAACAGCCGCTGCGCGAGAAGTTCCTGCGCAACATGTCCCAGCGTGCGGCAGACATTCTGCGCGACGACCTTGCCAACCGTGGTCCGGTGCGTCTCTCCCAGGTGGAGAACGAGCAGAAAGCGATCCTGCTTATCGTTCGTCGTCTGGCAGAGACCGGCGAGATGGTAATTGGCAGCGGCGAGGATACCTATGTCTAA
- the fliJ gene encoding flagellar export protein FliJ — MTQTSALTTLKDLAEKAVDDAAIRLGEMRRGCQQAEEQLKMLMDYQNEYRNNLNTDMTQGIGSQRWQNYQQFISTLEKAIEQHRQQLMQWTTKVEQALNAWREKKQRLQAWQTLQDRQTSAALLAENRLDQKKMDEFAQRASMRKPE, encoded by the coding sequence GTGACGCAGACTAGCGCATTAACGACGCTAAAGGATCTGGCTGAAAAAGCGGTGGATGACGCAGCAATACGCCTCGGTGAGATGCGCCGGGGATGTCAGCAGGCGGAAGAGCAGCTCAAGATGCTGATGGATTATCAGAACGAGTACCGCAATAACCTCAACACGGATATGACCCAGGGCATTGGCAGCCAGCGCTGGCAGAACTACCAGCAGTTTATCTCCACGCTGGAGAAAGCTATCGAGCAGCACCGCCAGCAGCTGATGCAGTGGACCACGAAAGTCGAACAGGCGTTGAACGCCTGGCGAGAGAAGAAACAACGCTTGCAGGCGTGGCAAACCTTACAGGATCGGCAAACCAGCGCCGCCCTGCTGGCAGAGAACCGCCTTGATCAGAAAAAAATGGATGAGTTCGCCCAGCGCGCTTCAATGAGGAAACCAGAGTGA
- the fliE gene encoding flagellar hook-basal body complex protein FliE gives MMSIQGIEGVISQLQATAGVAKNQSVGAESTVSFAGQLHAALDRISDTQNAARTQAEKFTLGEPGVALNDVMTDLQKSSVSLQMGIQVRNKLVSAYQDVMAMQV, from the coding sequence ATCATGTCTATCCAGGGGATTGAAGGCGTCATCAGCCAGCTGCAGGCCACGGCCGGCGTGGCAAAAAACCAGAGCGTTGGCGCTGAGTCCACCGTTAGCTTCGCGGGCCAGCTGCACGCCGCGCTGGATCGCATCAGCGATACGCAGAACGCTGCGCGTACCCAGGCTGAGAAATTTACGCTGGGTGAGCCGGGCGTTGCCCTGAACGACGTGATGACCGATCTGCAGAAATCATCCGTGTCGTTACAGATGGGGATTCAAGTGCGTAACAAGCTGGTGTCTGCTTATCAGGATGTGATGGCGATGCAGGTGTAG
- the fliI gene encoding flagellar protein export ATPase FliI, whose amino-acid sequence MTARLTRWLTTLDNFESKMAQLPAVRRYGRLTRATGLVLEATGLQLPLGATCVIERQENGDIREVESEVVGFNGQRLFLMPLEEVEGILPGARVYARSASSDGLHSGKQLPLGPALLGRVLDGAGKPLDGLPSPDTTETGALITQPFNPLQRTPIEHVLDTGVRPINALLTVGRGQRMGLFAGSGVGKSVLLGMMARYTQADVIVVGLIGERGREVKDFIENILGAEGRARSVVIAAPADVSPLLRMQGAAYATRIAEDFRDRGQHVLLIMDSLTRYAMAQREIALAIGEPPATKGYPPSVFAKLPALVERAGNGIHGGGSVTAFYTVLTEGDDQQDPIADSARAILDGHIVLSRRLAEAGHYPAIDIEASISRAMTALISEQHYARVRHFKQLLSSFQRNRDLVSVGAYARGSDPMLDKAIALWPQLEAYLQQGIFERAGWEESIQGLELIFPTV is encoded by the coding sequence ATGACTGCGCGCCTGACCCGCTGGCTGACCACGCTGGACAACTTTGAGAGCAAAATGGCGCAGCTGCCAGCGGTACGCCGCTACGGGCGGCTGACCCGCGCCACCGGTCTGGTGCTGGAGGCGACCGGCCTGCAGCTGCCGCTGGGGGCCACCTGCGTTATTGAACGTCAGGAGAACGGCGACATTCGGGAAGTAGAGAGTGAAGTCGTGGGCTTTAACGGCCAGCGCCTCTTTCTGATGCCGCTGGAAGAGGTGGAAGGTATTCTGCCCGGCGCGCGCGTCTACGCCCGCAGCGCCAGCAGCGACGGCTTGCACAGCGGCAAACAGCTACCGTTAGGCCCGGCGCTGCTGGGCCGGGTGCTGGACGGCGCGGGTAAACCGCTGGACGGTCTCCCCTCGCCCGACACCACCGAAACCGGGGCGCTGATCACCCAGCCGTTCAACCCCCTGCAGCGTACCCCCATCGAGCACGTGCTGGATACCGGTGTGCGGCCGATTAACGCCCTGTTAACCGTGGGTCGCGGCCAACGTATGGGCCTGTTCGCCGGTTCCGGCGTCGGTAAGAGCGTGCTGCTGGGCATGATGGCGCGCTACACCCAGGCCGACGTGATCGTGGTCGGACTGATTGGCGAACGTGGCCGTGAAGTAAAAGATTTTATCGAGAACATTCTTGGCGCTGAGGGTCGCGCCCGGTCGGTGGTGATCGCCGCCCCAGCGGACGTCTCGCCGCTGCTGCGTATGCAGGGTGCGGCCTACGCCACGCGCATCGCAGAAGACTTCCGCGATCGCGGCCAGCACGTGCTGCTGATTATGGACTCCCTGACCCGCTACGCGATGGCGCAGCGTGAGATCGCTCTGGCCATCGGCGAGCCTCCGGCGACGAAAGGCTACCCGCCTTCCGTGTTTGCCAAACTGCCCGCGCTGGTAGAACGCGCCGGTAACGGCATCCACGGCGGCGGCTCTGTTACCGCCTTCTATACCGTATTGACCGAAGGGGATGACCAGCAGGATCCCATCGCTGACTCTGCCCGCGCCATTCTTGACGGCCACATCGTGCTATCGCGGCGGCTGGCCGAAGCGGGTCACTATCCGGCTATCGATATTGAAGCCTCTATCAGCCGAGCCATGACAGCGTTAATCAGCGAACAGCACTACGCCAGGGTCAGACATTTTAAACAGCTGCTCTCCAGCTTCCAGCGCAACCGCGATCTGGTGAGCGTGGGAGCCTATGCCCGGGGCAGCGATCCGATGCTGGATAAAGCCATTGCCCTGTGGCCGCAGCTGGAAGCCTATCTCCAGCAAGGCATTTTTGAACGCGCCGGATGGGAAGAGTCCATCCAGGGCTTAGAGCTTATTTTCCCGACGGTGTAA
- the fliK gene encoding flagellar hook length control protein FliK, with translation MITLPKLLVTDADTASGLQTGKTATGAEDFLALLSGALSGTQASGEDAPLTLTDLRTAGATLQQSLLKGGADETDTRSPAVQLAALLARTPAGAAAAAATAPAAKADAPEEIAKATTPLQSEAQIILATLTGGLKGITSTAAASQAQPAATTAAADDDTSSDLSDEELAGLSALLAMLPHQQTATAAVPKGDNAASATSTPVTAAAGRGQDRASLTREPALAPAAQDATDGERFAAAVDGNAQTSQLTAAAPLKNAPETAVQAVNTSVSVAPAVTTAAPAQASAPVAAPVISAPLGSSEWQQTISQNITLFTRQGQQSAELRLHPEDLGQVQISLKIDDNQAQLQMVSQHSHVRAALEAALPVLRTQLAENGIQLGQSSISSESSAGQQQSSSQQQQASRSGHGGTFAADEEDALTVPASLQSRARGDGAVDIFA, from the coding sequence GTGATCACTTTGCCAAAACTGCTTGTTACCGATGCCGATACCGCCAGCGGCCTGCAAACAGGTAAAACGGCGACGGGCGCAGAAGACTTTCTTGCCCTGCTGTCGGGCGCGCTTTCCGGCACCCAGGCATCCGGTGAGGATGCCCCCCTGACCCTTACCGATCTGCGCACGGCAGGCGCGACGCTACAGCAGAGCCTGCTAAAAGGCGGCGCAGATGAGACCGATACCCGATCTCCGGCGGTACAGCTGGCCGCCCTGCTCGCCCGTACGCCAGCAGGCGCTGCGGCTGCCGCTGCAACGGCACCTGCCGCGAAAGCTGATGCCCCCGAAGAGATAGCCAAGGCCACGACGCCGCTGCAGAGCGAAGCGCAGATTATTTTAGCCACCCTGACCGGCGGCCTGAAAGGGATAACATCGACAGCGGCTGCTTCTCAGGCGCAGCCAGCCGCGACGACCGCTGCCGCTGATGACGACACCAGCAGCGATTTGAGCGACGAGGAGCTGGCCGGGCTGAGCGCCCTGCTGGCAATGCTGCCGCATCAGCAAACGGCGACGGCCGCCGTGCCAAAAGGCGACAACGCGGCTTCTGCCACGTCCACGCCGGTGACCGCCGCCGCTGGCCGTGGCCAGGATCGCGCCTCGCTCACCCGTGAGCCAGCGTTAGCTCCGGCCGCGCAGGACGCCACCGACGGCGAGCGTTTTGCCGCGGCCGTTGACGGCAACGCGCAAACCAGCCAGCTGACCGCCGCCGCGCCGCTGAAAAACGCCCCGGAAACCGCCGTGCAGGCAGTCAACACCAGCGTTAGCGTCGCCCCTGCGGTGACCACTGCCGCCCCGGCGCAGGCCAGCGCCCCGGTTGCCGCGCCGGTGATCAGCGCCCCGTTGGGCAGCAGCGAATGGCAGCAGACCATCAGCCAGAATATTACTCTGTTTACCAGGCAGGGCCAGCAGAGCGCCGAGCTGCGCCTGCATCCGGAAGATTTAGGTCAGGTGCAGATTAGCCTGAAGATTGACGACAACCAGGCCCAGCTGCAGATGGTGTCCCAGCACAGCCACGTGCGCGCCGCGCTGGAAGCTGCGCTTCCGGTGCTGCGTACCCAGCTGGCGGAAAACGGCATTCAGCTTGGTCAGAGCAGCATCAGCAGCGAAAGCTCTGCTGGCCAGCAGCAGTCGTCTTCCCAGCAGCAGCAGGCCTCCCGCTCCGGCCACGGCGGCACGTTTGCCGCTGACGAAGAGGATGCATTGACCGTTCCGGCGAGCCTGCAATCGCGTGCTCGCGGCGACGGCGCGGTAGACATCTTTGCCTAA
- a CDS encoding glucosyltransferase domain-containing protein → MILKKYKKEFFITFILSLIYCSGLIIAGMNYLDDYGRYLGGYTGWSINGRPFADLLMTAFNFGSPLLDLSPLPLIMSLMILSVSGLIITSKFLTHENVYIRSVVAFLLIANPFFLENLSFKYDILPMSLSILALSLAFYKTSIYKVDFLLPIFLIFVSLGLYQASLGIFIILSILEFTEFTIKIDKSFKSCLTVALTRCIQFLLAYFLYKIIIAQFCVAGEYSLNLAKTIPFNADGMTTVLNNFYKFNFFIGNYINSMPKALVVWYILVLAGSICLLIKKVWKHSKNLFVVVALFTSPLLFYFFSFAHFLILENTVTTSRVMVSFGATLIALASYIIYAFKNEKIKLLIFIPFILYSYVLSMSYVNASISQIRKDERIISSIQRDIVHLSPRIKYVNFNGEVSSAPQKALAITKFPVLKDLTKSYLGTDWSAYMLTYNGIDVIRKYFSTKEKKTICSQPALVETSDYTINSDGENMIVSFGVPCQ, encoded by the coding sequence ATGATTTTGAAAAAATATAAAAAGGAATTTTTCATAACGTTTATTCTCTCATTAATTTACTGCTCTGGATTAATCATAGCAGGAATGAATTATCTTGATGATTATGGCAGATACTTAGGCGGTTATACTGGATGGTCCATCAATGGCAGACCTTTCGCAGATCTGCTCATGACGGCCTTCAACTTTGGATCTCCTTTACTTGATTTGTCACCTTTGCCGTTGATAATGTCCCTTATGATCCTCAGCGTGAGTGGTTTGATCATAACCAGTAAATTTTTAACTCATGAAAACGTCTACATAAGGTCAGTAGTTGCATTTTTACTTATAGCTAACCCATTTTTTCTTGAGAACCTGTCCTTCAAATATGACATATTGCCTATGTCATTAAGCATACTGGCTCTCTCATTGGCATTCTATAAAACCAGTATCTATAAAGTGGATTTTCTCCTTCCCATATTTCTGATCTTTGTCTCGCTTGGATTATATCAGGCATCACTAGGGATATTTATTATACTTTCTATTTTGGAGTTTACAGAGTTCACTATAAAAATTGATAAGTCATTCAAATCTTGTTTAACTGTTGCACTAACGAGATGCATACAGTTTCTTTTGGCCTATTTTTTATATAAAATTATTATTGCCCAGTTTTGTGTTGCTGGTGAATACTCGTTGAACTTAGCTAAAACGATCCCGTTTAACGCTGATGGAATGACTACGGTATTAAACAATTTTTATAAATTTAATTTTTTCATTGGGAACTATATTAATTCCATGCCGAAAGCACTTGTCGTATGGTACATACTGGTGCTAGCTGGCTCGATTTGCCTTTTAATAAAAAAGGTTTGGAAACACTCTAAAAATCTTTTTGTTGTTGTCGCTTTGTTTACTTCCCCACTACTTTTTTATTTTTTTTCTTTTGCTCACTTTTTGATTTTAGAAAATACAGTAACGACCTCACGCGTTATGGTATCATTTGGAGCAACATTGATCGCGCTAGCGTCCTATATTATCTACGCATTCAAAAATGAAAAGATAAAATTACTAATATTTATACCATTTATTCTTTATTCGTACGTATTATCAATGAGTTATGTTAACGCTTCTATAAGTCAGATAAGAAAAGACGAACGCATCATCTCATCTATACAACGTGATATAGTTCACCTTTCACCACGAATTAAATATGTCAATTTTAATGGTGAGGTAAGTTCGGCACCTCAAAAAGCATTAGCTATAACGAAATTCCCAGTACTAAAAGATTTAACGAAATCTTACCTTGGGACAGACTGGAGCGCGTACATGCTCACTTATAACGGCATCGACGTGATCAGAAAATATTTTTCTACTAAAGAAAAGAAAACAATATGCTCTCAACCTGCACTTGTTGAAACCTCAGATTACACCATTAATTCTGATGGTGAGAATATGATCGTTTCCTTCGGGGTACCCTGCCAGTAA
- the fliH gene encoding flagellar assembly protein FliH produces MSNELPWKIWTPEDLAMPVSEFVPAVAYDSDSDDAPQESEEVVLTDEQKQQQQLAQLQIQAHEQGYSAGLAEGRQNGHSKGYQEGLAQGLEQGLAQAQQQQAPIHARMQQLVSEFQYTLDALDSVIASRLMQMALEAARQVIGQTPSVDNTALIKQIQQLLQQEPLFNGKPQLRVHPDDLQRVEEMLGATLSLHGWRLRGDPTLHPGGCKVSADEGDLDASVATRWQELCRLAAPGAI; encoded by the coding sequence ATGTCTAACGAGCTGCCGTGGAAAATCTGGACGCCGGAAGATCTGGCGATGCCGGTAAGCGAATTCGTTCCGGCGGTGGCGTACGACAGCGACAGCGACGACGCCCCGCAGGAGAGCGAAGAGGTCGTTTTAACCGACGAGCAGAAGCAACAGCAGCAGCTGGCGCAGCTGCAGATCCAGGCCCACGAGCAGGGATACAGCGCCGGTCTCGCCGAAGGTCGGCAGAACGGGCATAGCAAAGGCTACCAGGAGGGTCTGGCCCAGGGCCTTGAGCAGGGTCTGGCCCAGGCCCAGCAGCAGCAGGCGCCGATCCATGCCCGCATGCAGCAGCTGGTGAGCGAGTTCCAGTACACGCTTGATGCGCTGGACAGCGTGATCGCCTCCCGCCTGATGCAGATGGCGCTGGAGGCGGCGCGCCAGGTGATCGGCCAGACGCCGAGCGTGGATAACACCGCGCTGATCAAACAGATCCAGCAGCTGCTTCAGCAGGAGCCGCTGTTTAACGGCAAGCCGCAGCTGCGCGTCCACCCGGACGATCTGCAGCGCGTGGAAGAGATGCTGGGCGCGACGCTGAGCCTGCACGGCTGGCGTCTGCGCGGCGATCCGACCCTCCATCCAGGCGGCTGTAAAGTCTCTGCCGACGAGGGCGATCTGGATGCCAGCGTCGCCACCCGCTGGCAGGAACTGTGCCGCCTGGCGGCGCCGGGAGCGATCTGA
- the fliF gene encoding flagellar basal-body MS-ring/collar protein FliF — protein MSATATASQNKSLEWMNRLRANPRIPLLVAGAAAIAIIVAMVLWAKQPDYRVLYSNVSDQDGGAIVTQLTQMNIPYRFTETGGAIEVPADKVHELRLRLAQLGLPKGGAVGFELLDQEKFGISQFSEQVNYQRALEGELARTIETLGPVKSARVHLAMPKPSLFVREQKSPSASVTVNLAPGRAMDEGQISAVVHLVSSAVAGLPPGNVTLVDQSGRLLTQSNTSGRDLNDAQLKYAADVEGRVQRRIEAILSPIVGNGNVHAQVNAQIDFDNKEQTEEQYHPNGNPSEAVMRSRQLNESEQVGGPYPGGVPGALSNQPAPANNAPITANAPQNGQQNQNAQQTSTSTTANSAGPRNTQRNETTNYEVDRTIRHTKMNVGDVQRLSVAVVVNYRTLTDGKPLPLTADQLKQIEDLTREAMGFSQQRGDTLNVVNSQFNATDESAGELPFWQQQAFIDQLMTAGRWLLVLIVAWILWRKAVRPQLVRREEERKALLENAQTRQMPEEEAVEVRLSKDEQTQQRRANQRLSAEVMSQRIREMSDNDPRVVALVIRQWMSGEEHE, from the coding sequence ATGAGTGCGACAGCAACCGCATCACAGAATAAATCTCTCGAATGGATGAACCGCCTGCGCGCGAACCCCAGAATTCCACTGCTTGTCGCCGGTGCAGCTGCCATCGCCATCATCGTTGCTATGGTGCTGTGGGCGAAACAGCCGGACTACCGCGTCCTTTATAGCAACGTCTCCGATCAGGACGGCGGCGCGATAGTGACCCAGCTGACGCAGATGAACATTCCCTACCGCTTCACCGAAACCGGTGGCGCGATTGAAGTGCCTGCGGACAAGGTGCACGAGCTGCGCCTGCGCCTGGCCCAGTTGGGGCTGCCGAAAGGCGGCGCGGTGGGCTTTGAGCTGCTGGACCAGGAGAAGTTTGGTATCAGCCAGTTCAGCGAGCAGGTCAACTACCAGCGTGCGCTGGAGGGCGAACTGGCCCGTACCATCGAAACCCTCGGGCCGGTGAAATCAGCCCGTGTCCACCTGGCGATGCCTAAACCGTCGCTGTTCGTGCGCGAACAGAAATCTCCCTCGGCCTCCGTTACCGTGAACCTTGCACCGGGTCGCGCCATGGACGAAGGCCAGATCAGCGCCGTGGTCCATCTGGTCTCCAGCGCCGTCGCTGGCCTGCCGCCGGGGAACGTTACCCTCGTTGACCAGAGCGGTCGCCTGCTGACCCAGTCCAACACCAGCGGTCGCGATCTTAACGACGCCCAGCTGAAGTATGCCGCTGACGTTGAAGGCCGTGTGCAGCGCCGCATCGAGGCGATCCTCTCCCCTATCGTCGGCAATGGCAACGTCCATGCCCAGGTTAACGCCCAGATCGACTTTGATAATAAAGAGCAGACCGAAGAGCAGTATCATCCGAACGGCAACCCGTCCGAAGCGGTGATGCGCTCCCGTCAGCTGAACGAAAGTGAGCAGGTGGGCGGCCCCTATCCGGGCGGCGTGCCGGGTGCACTCTCTAACCAGCCTGCGCCAGCGAATAACGCGCCGATTACCGCGAATGCGCCGCAGAACGGTCAGCAGAACCAGAATGCGCAGCAGACCTCGACCAGCACGACGGCAAACAGCGCCGGTCCGCGTAATACGCAGCGCAACGAAACCACCAACTACGAAGTCGACCGCACCATTCGCCACACCAAAATGAACGTCGGCGACGTGCAACGCCTCTCCGTTGCCGTGGTAGTGAACTATCGCACCCTCACCGATGGTAAACCGCTGCCGTTGACCGCCGACCAGCTGAAGCAGATTGAAGACCTGACCCGCGAAGCGATGGGCTTCTCCCAGCAGCGCGGCGATACCCTCAACGTGGTGAACTCCCAGTTCAACGCCACAGATGAGAGCGCAGGCGAGCTGCCGTTCTGGCAACAGCAGGCCTTTATCGATCAGCTGATGACCGCCGGTCGCTGGCTGCTGGTGCTGATTGTTGCCTGGATCCTGTGGCGCAAAGCCGTTCGTCCGCAGCTGGTACGCCGCGAAGAGGAGCGCAAAGCGCTGCTTGAGAATGCGCAGACTCGTCAGATGCCGGAAGAGGAAGCCGTAGAGGTTCGCCTTAGCAAAGACGAGCAGACCCAGCAGCGTCGGGCTAACCAGCGCCTGAGCGCCGAGGTGATGAGCCAGCGTATTCGCGAAATGTCAGATAACGATCCGCGCGTTGTTGCGCTGGTCATCCGCCAGTGGATGAGTGGTGAAGAGCATGAGTAA
- the fliM gene encoding flagellar motor switch protein FliM, whose amino-acid sequence MGDSILSQAEIDALLNGDSEQSDAPQPGKGGESDIRPYDPNTQRRVVRERLQALEIINERFARQFRMGLFNLLRRSPDITVGAIRIQPYHEFARNLPVPTNLNLIHLKPLRGTGLFVFSPSLVFIAVDNLFGGDGRFPTKVEGREFTHTEQRVINRMLKLALEGYSDAWKAIHPLDVEYVRSEMQVKFTNITTSPNDIVVNTPFHVEIGNLTGEFNICLPFSMIEPLRETLVNPPLENSRNEDQNWRDNLVRQVQHSELELIANFGDVPLRLSQILKLQPGDVLPIEKPDRIIAHVDGVPVLTSQYGTINGQYALRVEHLINPILNSLNEEQPK is encoded by the coding sequence ATGGGCGATAGCATTCTTTCACAGGCCGAAATTGATGCGCTGCTGAACGGCGACAGCGAACAGAGCGATGCTCCGCAGCCCGGCAAAGGCGGCGAGAGTGATATTCGTCCTTACGATCCTAATACCCAGCGCCGCGTGGTGCGTGAACGCCTGCAGGCGCTGGAGATCATTAATGAACGTTTCGCGCGCCAGTTCCGTATGGGGCTGTTTAACCTGCTGCGCCGCAGCCCGGATATTACCGTGGGGGCGATCCGCATTCAGCCCTACCATGAGTTTGCGCGTAACCTGCCGGTGCCGACCAACCTTAACCTGATCCATCTGAAGCCGCTGCGCGGCACCGGGCTGTTTGTCTTCTCGCCAAGCCTGGTGTTCATTGCCGTGGATAACCTGTTCGGCGGCGATGGCCGTTTCCCGACCAAGGTTGAGGGACGTGAGTTTACCCATACCGAGCAGCGGGTGATCAACCGCATGCTGAAGCTGGCGCTGGAAGGCTACAGCGACGCATGGAAGGCGATCCATCCCCTGGACGTTGAGTATGTTCGTTCGGAGATGCAGGTGAAGTTTACCAACATCACTACCTCGCCGAACGATATCGTCGTCAATACCCCGTTCCACGTGGAGATCGGTAACCTGACCGGCGAGTTTAATATCTGTCTGCCCTTCAGCATGATTGAGCCGCTGCGCGAGACGCTGGTTAACCCGCCGCTGGAGAACTCCCGCAACGAGGATCAGAACTGGCGTGATAACCTGGTTCGTCAGGTGCAGCACTCCGAGCTGGAGCTGATTGCCAATTTCGGCGATGTCCCACTGCGCCTGTCGCAGATCCTGAAGCTGCAACCCGGCGATGTACTGCCGATCGAGAAACCCGATCGCATCATCGCCCACGTAGACGGTGTCCCGGTACTTACCAGCCAGTACGGCACCATCAACGGCCAGTATGCCCTGCGCGTTGAACATTTGATCAACCCGATTTTGAATTCGCTGAATGAGGAACAGCCCAAATGA